A region of Epinephelus moara isolate mb chromosome 15, YSFRI_EMoa_1.0, whole genome shotgun sequence DNA encodes the following proteins:
- the LOC126401935 gene encoding probable ribonuclease ZC3H12C codes for MGQKDHVEAGAGHILDLGLDLEYLHVAGADRQAGCADGPPAMEEQGESSGNSSTANSPLPAEVEENAGSDTECKPAASSGAALAVGPDPDGGEGGFTHSKNTHQPLCRTQCVDLGTEGPPELPSELSSELEPDTPAQSSPSSPCKHPPEPQPSPSSSEPAPEAGGKEYQAKLEFALKLGYSEETVRLVLSKLGPDTLINDILGELVKLGTKSDSEQPAGSLASTSSSSSSSSSCGCSDLLDSQRSDSPCPSDSLCDQDNLRPIVVDGSNVAMSHGNKEVFSCQGIQLAVDWFLERGHHDITVFVPAWRKEQSRPDAPITDQEILRRLEKEKILVFTPSRRVQGRRVVCYDDRFIVKLAYESDGIIVSNDNYRDLANEKPEWKKFIDERLLMYSFVNDKFMPPDDPLGRHGPSLDNFLRKRPVMPEQKKQPCPYGKKCTYGHKCKYYHPERGAQPQRAVADELRASAKTCVTTKNQGDTGLVKSHSVPAGSIDAKKGAPKRQSDPSIRALSYSDAEEKLLAKGRLESQKSSMCGSNSSSGSISMSPAPGGPPSSFSLPQDQQTRAATPHSLPAPTHDLYPHCESPDLSYYSVTRAYSGLSLSSRRSPDCRFPNDTDLRLGSAGSECGSESSVSCGSSCDSYSERPCPGCPPDTLLEDSVHFANPHSRLYPHHATSNHELCGLHPADYTNIQHSHASNTGVHSYHLARGQSCAHDQPPPEAPPKRPLYPLPPHLQHQPLAARSSCPGDYHSLTQTNPHPPGSPLGRCLAPTRGESVSDSHLYEHLSTSHHHHRTKALPSWDTYYRQPPLPPSRYEPSAYQSLPDTRQSSWHAPPWAQDGYTQHHSSHPALHPSPTHYLNHPPPPSHSPHPPHPSSTPLPPYPPHSAHLTVPSHAAPSYMQQHPESPAHSRYGDMREKVYVNLCNIFPSELVSRVMARSPHITDPQQLAAAILAEKAQTGY; via the exons ATGGGCCAGAAGGACCATGTGGAGGCAGGAGCAGGCCACATCCTTGACCTGGGGCTGGATTTGGAGTATCTCCACGTAGCAGGGGCCGACCGGCAGGCTGGCTGCGCTGACGGGCCCCCTGCTATGGAGGAGCAGGGGGAAAGCTCCGGCAACAGCAGCACCGCCAATTCCCCTCTGCCGGCCGAGGTGGAGGAAAATGCCGGGTCCGACACAGAGTGCAAGCCGGCGGCGTCTTCCGGCGCCGCCCTTGCGGTCGGCCCCGACCCggatggaggagagggagggtttactcacagtaaaaacacccACCAGCCGCTTTGTCGGACCCAGTGTGTGGACTTAGGCACTGAGGGTCCTCCTGAGCTCCCATCTGAACTCTCATCCGAGCTTGAACCCGACACCCCTGCACAGTCCTCACCCAGCTCCCCATGTAAGCACCCACCTGAGCCTCAGCCCAGTCCTTCCTCGTCAGAGCCAGCGCCCGAGGCTGGCGGGAAGGAGTACCAGGCGAAGCTGGAGTTTGCCCTGAAGCTGGGCTACTCCGAGGAGACGGTGAGGCTGGTGCTGTCGAAGCTTGGCCCTGACACCCTCATCAATGACATACTGGGAGAGCTGGTCAAACTGGGCACCAAGTCGGACAGTGAGCAGCCGGCTGGATCACTAGCCTCTACCtcatcttcctcatcctcctcttcctcttgtgGCTGCTCTGATTTGCTGGATAGCCAGAGGTCGGACTCACCCTGTCCGTCGGACTCTCTGTGTGACCAGGATAACCTGCGGCCAATTGTGGTGGACGGCAGTAATGTAGCCATGAG CCATGGCAACAAGGAAGTGTTTTCCTGCCAGGGCATCCAGCTGGCTGTGGATTGGTTCCTAGAGCGTGGCCAtcatgacatcactgtgtttgtgcCAGCGTGGAGGAAAGAGCAGTCCCGCCCGGACGCCCCCATAACAG ATCAGGAGATCCTGCGTCGCCTGGAGAAGGAAAAGATCCTGGTCTTCACTCCGTCACGGCGTGTCCAAGGTCGGCGCGTGGTTTGCTATGACGACCGTTTCATCGTCAAGCTGGCCTATGAGTCAGACGGCATCATCGTCTCCAATGACAACTACCGAGACCTGGCTAATGAGAAGCCTGAGTGGAAGAAGTTCATTGACGAGCGGCTGCTCATGTATTCTTTTGTCAATGACAA ATTCATGCCCCCAGATGACCCTCTCGGTCGTCATGGCCCCAGCTTGGACAACTTCCTGAGGAAAAGACCTGTCATGCCGGAGCAGAAGAAACAGCCGTGTCCATACG GAAAGAAGTGCACTTACGGCCACAAGTGTAAGTACTACCACCCAGAAAGAGGTGCCCAGCCCCAGCGTGCTGTGGCTGACGAGCTGCGCGCCAGTGCCAAGACCTGCGTCACCACAAAGAACCAGGGCGACACTGGGCTGGTGAAGAGCCACAGCGTGCCAGCCGGCAGCATTGACGCTAAAAAAGGCGCCCCGAAGCGGCAGTCAGACCCCAGCATCCGCGCTCTGTCGTACAGCGACGCTGAGGAGAAGCTGCTGGCGAAAGGGAGGCTGGAGAGCCAGAAGAGCAGCATGTGTGGCAGCAACAGTAGCAGTGGGAGTATCAGCATGTCTCCAGCCCCAGGAGGCCCTCCTTCCAGTTTCAGCCTCCCCCAGGACCAGCAGACCAGAGCAGCGACTCCTCATAGTCTCCCAGCTCCCACCCATGACCTTTACCCTCACTGTGAGTCTCCGGACTTGAGCTACTACTCAGTAACGCGTGCCTACTCTGGCCTGAGCCTCTCCTCGAGACGCAGCCCAGACTGTCGCTTCCCCAATGACACAGACCTGCGACTGGGCTCAGCGGGCTCTGAGTGCGGCAGCGAAAGCAGCGTGAGTTGCGGTAGCAGCTGCGACTCGTACAGTGAAAGGCCGTGTCCAGGGTGCCCCCCGGACACCTTACTGGAAGACAGCGTCCATTTTGCTAACCCCCACAGCCGGCTGTATCCCCATCACGCCACATCAAACCATGAACTATGTGGCCTTCATCCTGCAGATTACACAAATATCCAACACAGCCATGCTTCTAATACCGGAGTGCACAGCTACCACCTGGCACGCGGGCAGAGCTGTGCTCACGATCAGCCTCCACCAGAGGCTCCACCAAAGCGCCCTCTCTACCCCCTGCCCCCTCACCTCCAGCACCAGCCACTGGCTGCACGCTCCAGCTGCCCAGGCGACTACCACTCCCTGACGCAGACCAACCCTCACCCCCCTGGCTCTCCTCTCGGCCGCTGCCTGGCCCCCACACGAGGAGAGAGCGTGTCAGACTCACATCTGTATGAACACCTCTCCACGTCACACCATCATCACCGGACAAAAGCGTTGCCCAGCTGGGACACATACTACAGACAGCCTCCGTTGCCGCCATCCAGGTACGAGCCGTCTGCCTACCAGAGCCTGCCAGACACACGGCAGTCATCCTGGCACGCCCCTCCCTGGGCACAGGACGGCTACACCCAGCACCACTCCTCCCACCCAGCTCTCCACCCATCCCCAACACATTACCTAAACCACCCTCCACCCCCTTCCCACTCTCCTCACCCGCCTCACCCATCGAGCACTCCGCTCCCACCGTACCCGCCTCACAGCGCTCACCTGACGGTGCCCTCCCACGCCGCTCCCTCCTACATGCAGCAGCACCCAGAATCCCCTGCACACAGCCGCTACGGGGACATGAGGGAGAAGGTTTACGTCAACCTGTGTAACATCTTCCCTTCGGAGCTGGTGAGCCGGGTGATGGCCAGGAGCCCCCACATCACAGACCCCCAGCAGCTGGCGGCCGCTATACTTGCGGAGAAAGCTCAAACAGGATACTGA
- the LOC126401955 gene encoding histidine-rich glycoprotein-like → MKTALILVCVLLLGWTWTLQGVPVEVNQEKAEDNEHKVATEEPAHSHADVSNETASNATASNATSPDTHEHDSHEQEHGTHAPDTHEHGTHAPDSHDHGTHAPDSHDHGTQAPDSHDHSHDHGTQAPDSHDHGTQAPDSQDHGTQAPNAAA, encoded by the exons ATGAAGACAGCATTGATTTTGGTTTGTGTGCTGCTCCTGGGGTGGACCTGGACTCTCCAGGGCGTCCCTGTTGAGGTGAACCAG GAGAAAGCTGAAGATAATGAACATAAGGTTGCTACCGAGGAACCTGCTCACTCCCATGCAGATGTGTCCAACGAAACTGCGTCCAATGCAACTGCGTCTAATGCAACTTCACCCGATACTCATGAGCATGATTCACATGAGCAAGAGCATGGTACACATGCGCCTGATACTCATGAGCATGGTACACATGCGCCTGATTCTCATGACCACGGTACCCATGCCCCTGATTCACATGACCATGGTACACAAGCGCCTGATTCACATGACCATTCACATGACCATGGTACACAAGCGCCTGATTCACATGACCATGGTACACAAGCGCCTGATTCACAGGACCACGGTACACAAGCGCCCAATGCAGCAG CTTAA